The Vicia villosa cultivar HV-30 ecotype Madison, WI linkage group LG1, Vvil1.0, whole genome shotgun sequence genome includes a region encoding these proteins:
- the LOC131610645 gene encoding probable leucine-rich repeat receptor-like protein kinase At2g33170 gives MPNLVFLSLTITIYLSISHTNFLAQSLTSPSDIRALKAFKASINPSSIPPSSCIASWNFTTDPCSTPRRIYFLCGFTCTTDSTHINQITLDSATYSGTLTPLISQLTQLITLDLSDNNFSGSIPSSISSLSNLKTLTLRSNSFSGSIPLSITKLKSLESIDFSHNSLSGPIPNSINSVATIRRIDLSFNKLTGSIPKLPPNLVELAIKNNSLSGPLQKPTFDQSTQLAVVELSENSLTGTIESWLLLLPSLQQVNLANNSFTAIQISKPAHPGGSNLVALNLGFNRIQGYAPANLAAYPMLSFLSIRHNSLRGNIPMEYGQIKSIKKLFLDGNFLVGNPPPGLLAAGATVSGSLGDNCLQKCPVSSEMCTPAQKPSSVCKRAQRGRS, from the coding sequence ATGCCAAACCTCGTATTCCTCTCCCTAACTATCACCATCTATCTCTCCATTTCCCACACCAATTTCCTTGCACAATCCCTCACTTCACCCTCAGACATCCGAGCTCTCAAAGCCTTCAAAGCCTCAATCAACCCCTCCTCAATCCCACCCTCCTCATGCATAGCCTCCTGGAACTTCACCACTGATCCATGCTCTACCCCTCGCCGCATTTACTTCCTCTGCGGATTCACCTGCACCACTGACTCCACACACATCAACCAAATCACACTCGACTCAGCAACCTACTCAGGCACACTCACACCACTCATCTCTCAACTCACCCAGCTCATCACACTAGACCTCTCCGACAACAACTTCTCCGGCTCAATCCCATCTTCAATCTCCTCCCTCTCAAATCTCAAAACCTTAACCCTCCGATCCAACTCCTTCTCCGGTTCAATCCCTCTCTCAataaccaaactcaaatctctcgAATCTATAGACTTCTCACATAACTCCCTCTCGGGGCCTATCCCAAACTCGATAAATTCCGTTGCAACCATTCGCAGAATCGATTTAAGCTTCAATAAACTAACCGGCTCTATCCCGAAACTACCTCCGAACTTAGTCGAACTCGCAATCAAGAACAACTCTCTATCCGGGCCACTCCAAAAACCAACCTTTGATCAATCCACCCAACTAGCAGTAGTTGAACTCAGCGAGAATTCACTCACCGGAACAATCGAATCATGGTTGTTACTTCTACCCTCTTTGCAGCAAGTGAATTTAGCCAACAACAGCTTCACGGCAATTCAGATCTCAAAACCAGCACACCCTGGAGGAAGCAACCTTGTAGCATTGAACCTCGGATTCAACAGAATCCAAGGTTACGCGCCCGCGAATCTAGCTGCATATCCTATGCTGTCGTTTTTGTCGATTCGGCATAACTCGTTACGTGGGAACATACCAATGGAGTACGGACAGATCAAGTCTATTAAGAAGCTGTTCTTGGACGGGAACTTCCTTGTTGGGAATCCGCCGCCGGGGTTGTTGGCTGCCGGAGCTACGGTTTCCGGTAGTTTGGGGGATAATTGTCTACAGAAGTGTCCAGTTTCTTCGGAAATGTGTACGCCAGCACAGAAACCCAGTTCTGTTTGCAAACGAGCACAACGTGGAAGATCATAG